The Luteolibacter rhizosphaerae genome has a segment encoding these proteins:
- a CDS encoding sugar phosphate isomerase/epimerase family protein encodes MKRRHFLASGSLAALPLPLLSEETAPAAASPSRPNRIGVSSYSFWGFQRENLKDIPTCLDHAARMGFDGFEILQRQIAAANEIPDNVTLQKYKRHAFLLGLDLMGYSTHQGFLSPDQAKRDAQIKHTIDCIEQAYALGIPTMRVNSGTWGTSKDFDDLMAKRGIEQPLEGYTEEDAYGWVIESYRKILPVAEKCGVVLGLENHWGLGVTPEGVKRVVDTINSPWLKVTLDTGNFLEDPYERLTKLAKDTVLIQTKTYFGGGVWYTLELDYPRIAKIMKDAGFTGYVSLEFEGKEDPLTAIPKSLDLLRKAFA; translated from the coding sequence ATGAAACGCCGCCATTTCCTCGCCTCCGGAAGCCTCGCCGCCCTTCCCCTCCCCCTTTTGTCCGAGGAGACCGCACCGGCGGCAGCCAGCCCTTCCCGACCGAACCGGATCGGGGTCTCATCCTACTCCTTCTGGGGCTTCCAGCGGGAGAATTTGAAGGACATCCCGACCTGCCTCGATCACGCCGCGCGCATGGGCTTCGATGGCTTCGAGATCCTGCAACGCCAGATCGCCGCGGCGAATGAGATCCCGGACAATGTCACGCTGCAGAAATACAAGCGCCATGCCTTCCTGCTCGGGCTGGACCTGATGGGTTACTCGACTCACCAAGGATTCCTCTCGCCGGATCAGGCGAAGCGCGACGCGCAGATCAAGCACACGATCGATTGTATCGAGCAGGCCTACGCGCTGGGCATCCCGACCATGCGGGTGAACTCGGGCACCTGGGGAACCTCGAAAGATTTCGACGACCTGATGGCAAAGCGCGGGATCGAGCAACCGCTGGAAGGCTATACCGAAGAAGATGCCTACGGCTGGGTGATCGAGTCCTACCGCAAGATCCTGCCGGTGGCGGAGAAGTGCGGCGTGGTGCTCGGACTGGAGAATCACTGGGGGCTCGGCGTGACGCCGGAAGGCGTGAAGCGCGTGGTGGACACGATCAACTCGCCTTGGCTGAAGGTGACCTTGGATACCGGGAACTTCCTGGAAGATCCCTACGAGCGCCTGACCAAGCTGGCCAAGGATACCGTGCTGATCCAGACGAAGACCTACTTCGGCGGCGGGGTATGGTACACGCTGGAGCTCGATTACCCCCGGATCGCAAAGATCATGAAAGACGCGGGCTTCACCGGCTATGTCTCGCTGGAATTCGAGGGCAAGGAGGATCCGCTCACGGCGATCCCGAAGAGTCTCGACTTGCTGCGGAAGGCCTTCGCGTGA
- a CDS encoding RICIN domain-containing protein, protein MTSGTTYTLVARHSGHFLDVLGAATASGSPVGQSVGHGASNQQWLVESLGSGQYRLTGVGSGNVLDINGASTADNAAAIISTWNSGNNQRFTLQDRGNGYYSLVFVHSGKALGVQSASTASGAAVVQLPNNGSTNTQWKFAKGPSGYIFAGDEGGTRTFSGGKVDLAYGAGSSFHFVNKTDGAWTFNNTTFRDPIPNTLKNGYYKATNTSGPAGYTYCVSENGSFTFTQPVNIAYGGNGSYAYQNSQSGTITFNNARFGDPAPGVVKSGWFKALAPLPPTPPSLSAANLNTFIANHSRYEGGSAAAYSAEFQSFLTYMGGDVFWPKMFGPGRWTNSMLDITSSYGGAAGSSGGNTWYNKNFWDTNVGQRVPVLIHEYMHHMNNGSGLSAYFNAEAADPAKRWDGSGYANVSPAEYIASGFQWIVQNPSGRQIVFENHPAFYLHMVNTFIPQFYTP, encoded by the coding sequence GTGACATCCGGGACCACCTACACCTTGGTGGCGCGGCATTCCGGCCACTTCCTTGATGTGCTCGGTGCCGCCACGGCCAGCGGTTCGCCCGTGGGCCAATCGGTTGGACATGGCGCGAGCAACCAGCAGTGGTTGGTGGAGTCGCTCGGCAGCGGGCAATATCGCCTCACCGGTGTCGGCAGCGGGAATGTGCTCGATATCAACGGTGCCTCCACCGCTGACAACGCCGCCGCGATCATCTCCACTTGGAATAGCGGCAACAACCAGCGCTTCACCCTGCAGGACCGTGGCAATGGCTACTACAGCCTGGTCTTCGTCCATTCGGGCAAGGCGCTCGGAGTCCAGAGTGCCTCCACCGCCAGCGGTGCTGCCGTGGTGCAGCTCCCGAACAACGGCTCCACCAACACGCAGTGGAAGTTCGCGAAGGGACCGTCGGGCTATATCTTCGCCGGGGATGAGGGGGGCACGCGGACCTTCTCGGGCGGCAAGGTGGATCTGGCCTATGGTGCGGGGAGCTCTTTCCACTTCGTCAACAAGACGGACGGAGCCTGGACCTTCAACAACACCACCTTCCGCGATCCGATCCCGAACACGCTGAAGAACGGCTACTACAAGGCCACGAACACCAGCGGCCCCGCCGGCTACACCTACTGCGTCTCGGAGAATGGCAGCTTCACCTTCACCCAGCCGGTGAACATCGCCTACGGTGGCAATGGCAGCTATGCCTATCAGAATAGCCAGAGCGGCACGATCACCTTCAACAACGCCCGCTTCGGCGATCCCGCTCCGGGTGTCGTGAAGTCCGGCTGGTTCAAGGCTCTCGCGCCCCTGCCTCCGACCCCGCCATCGCTCTCGGCTGCGAACCTGAACACCTTCATCGCGAATCATTCGCGCTATGAAGGCGGATCCGCTGCGGCCTACTCCGCGGAGTTCCAGTCCTTCCTCACCTACATGGGCGGGGATGTCTTCTGGCCGAAGATGTTCGGCCCCGGACGCTGGACGAATTCGATGCTGGATATCACCTCCAGCTACGGCGGTGCCGCCGGTTCCAGCGGCGGGAATACCTGGTATAACAAGAACTTCTGGGACACAAATGTCGGCCAGCGCGTGCCCGTGCTCATCCATGAGTACATGCACCACATGAACAACGGCAGCGGTCTCTCTGCCTACTTCAATGCCGAGGCGGCGGACCCGGCCAAGCGTTGGGACGGCAGCGGCTACGCGAATGTTTCGCCCGCCGAGTACATCGCCTCCGGCTTCCAGTGGATCGTCCAGAATCCTTCCGGTCGCCAGATCGTGTTTGAGAACCATCCGGCCTTCTATCTGCACATGGTGAATACCTTCATCCCGCAGTTCTACACGCCCTGA
- a CDS encoding DUF2905 domain-containing protein, protein MENAGKLLVFAGLGIVILGAVLWFAGGKGWLSWIGRLPGDIRVEGDKAGFYFPVMTCILVSVILSGVMALVRKFFG, encoded by the coding sequence ATGGAGAATGCGGGCAAGCTGCTAGTCTTCGCGGGACTGGGAATCGTGATTCTCGGGGCCGTGTTGTGGTTTGCCGGGGGCAAGGGCTGGCTCTCATGGATCGGCCGCTTGCCCGGTGACATCCGGGTGGAGGGTGACAAGGCCGGCTTTTACTTCCCGGTGATGACCTGCATCCTCGTGAGCGTGATCCTCAGCGGCGTGATGGCGCTGGTGAGGAAGTTCTTCGGGTAA
- a CDS encoding esterase/lipase family protein codes for MTSHPHHPIIYVRGFAASQGEIDEAVADPYMGFNVGATKARRAWSGSFQRFFFGSPLIRLMRDYQYSDVFENGEDLLETERADLKLPYRSIIIYRYYDSASTDFGNGETPPIEEFAKGLSRLILKLRDRVCGDGEGQVKASDFKVHLVAHSMGGLICRAFLQNPALGAADARAAVDKVFTYATPHNGIDMRIVRNVPGWATFGDINNFNRERMAKYLALDQSEDVSQVTNFPAERIFNLVGTNPADYAVAKGISSWAAGEASDGLVRIANAVTHSLDAKGKRAGSPRAFVHRSHSGHFGIVNSEEGYQNLVRFLFGKLKVDAILDVDDITLPPEVQKKKDEGKKITASYNFETSVSIRGCQWQITRREVRENSAIFRTYDQMFPEPKRNPDRAQSPHLFSIFLDPTKSVMSSGSVSFAVDIKVLVPDYTVDGLLFMDRHYEGGYILRELILVEAFPEDGSMQNWQIKYGLQDKNPGKPGTSAETAKLFGSAGVSLKIPLAQKTRPGFQGTLRFEIRPWS; via the coding sequence ATGACCAGCCATCCTCACCATCCGATCATCTACGTCCGTGGCTTCGCCGCCTCCCAAGGAGAAATCGACGAAGCCGTGGCCGATCCCTACATGGGCTTTAACGTGGGTGCCACCAAGGCCCGGAGGGCGTGGAGCGGCAGCTTCCAGCGCTTCTTCTTCGGTTCACCGCTGATCCGGCTGATGCGGGATTATCAATACAGCGATGTCTTCGAGAACGGGGAGGACCTGCTGGAGACGGAGCGCGCGGATCTCAAGCTGCCCTACCGCTCGATCATCATCTACCGTTACTACGACTCCGCCTCCACCGACTTCGGCAACGGCGAGACCCCGCCGATCGAGGAATTCGCAAAGGGCTTGAGCCGCCTGATCCTGAAGCTGCGCGACCGCGTCTGCGGGGATGGCGAGGGACAGGTGAAGGCCTCCGACTTCAAGGTGCACCTGGTGGCGCATTCCATGGGTGGACTCATCTGCCGGGCCTTCCTGCAAAATCCCGCGCTGGGTGCCGCCGATGCCCGCGCCGCCGTGGACAAGGTCTTCACCTATGCCACGCCGCACAACGGCATCGACATGCGCATCGTGCGCAATGTCCCCGGCTGGGCGACCTTCGGCGACATCAACAACTTCAACCGCGAGCGGATGGCCAAGTATCTGGCGCTGGACCAATCCGAGGACGTTTCGCAAGTCACCAACTTCCCCGCCGAGCGGATCTTCAATCTCGTGGGGACAAACCCCGCCGACTACGCGGTGGCCAAGGGCATCTCCTCATGGGCGGCGGGTGAGGCGAGCGACGGGCTGGTCCGGATCGCGAACGCGGTGACCCACTCGCTCGACGCCAAGGGCAAGCGGGCCGGCTCGCCGCGGGCCTTTGTGCACCGCAGCCACTCCGGCCATTTCGGCATCGTGAATTCCGAGGAGGGTTACCAGAACCTCGTCCGCTTCCTCTTCGGCAAGCTGAAGGTGGATGCCATCCTGGATGTCGATGACATCACGCTGCCGCCGGAGGTGCAGAAGAAAAAGGACGAGGGCAAGAAGATCACCGCCTCCTACAACTTCGAGACCTCTGTCTCCATCCGCGGCTGCCAGTGGCAGATCACGCGGCGCGAGGTGCGGGAAAACTCCGCGATCTTCCGGACCTACGACCAGATGTTCCCCGAGCCGAAGCGCAACCCGGACCGCGCTCAGAGCCCGCATCTCTTCTCGATCTTCCTGGATCCCACCAAGAGTGTGATGTCTTCCGGTTCGGTCAGCTTCGCCGTGGACATCAAGGTGCTGGTGCCGGACTACACGGTGGATGGCTTACTCTTCATGGACCGCCACTACGAGGGCGGCTACATCCTGCGCGAGCTGATCCTGGTGGAGGCCTTCCCGGAGGACGGCTCGATGCAGAACTGGCAGATCAAGTACGGCCTGCAGGACAAGAACCCGGGCAAGCCGGGAACATCTGCCGAAACTGCCAAACTCTTCGGCTCCGCCGGGGTGTCCCTCAAGATCCCGCTGGCCCAGAAGACGCGGCCCGGCTTCCAAGGCACGTTGCGCTTCGAGATCCGGCCATGGAGCTAA